In the genome of Natronorubrum daqingense, the window GCGATCGTCCCGATGCTCGCCGGCGCGGTGCTCGTCGTCGGCATCTACGCCCACACGGGCCGGGTGAGTCCGACGATTAGCGAATCGACTGGATAAGGGCGGTCGTCTGCCTCGACTATCCGCTCGTCCGCTCGAGGCCCGTCCTCGTAACCCCCTTATAGCTCGGCCCAACTATCCACGTCCATGCACCCGCCGGGAGCCGATACCGTCCTCATCCGTCACGGGGACGTCAACACCAAGAGCAACACCGTCAAGCGGTACATGGAGGAGATCCTCGTCGAGAACCTCGAGGCGCTCCTCGCCGAGCGCTCGATCCCCGGCGAGGTCGAACGCCGGTGGAACCGCCCGCTGATCCACACGACCGAAGACGCCGTGGAAGAGGCGACTGCGGCCGCGGCCGACACCTTCGGCGTCGTCTCGGCGAGCCCGGTGGCAACCGTCAGCACCGAAAAGGAATCAATTATCGAGATTCTCGAGGAAACGGCGCGCGAGCACTACACCGGCGGCGCGTTCGCGGTCGACGCCCGCCGCTCGGACAAGACGCTGCCCTACGAGAGCGAGGATCTCGCTCGAGCGGGCGGCACGGCCATCTGGGAGGCCGTCGAAGACGAGTTCGAACCCGAGGTGAACCTCGACGACCCCGACATCACGTTCGGGGTCGAGGTCCGCGAGGACTTCGCGTTCGTCTACCTCGAGAAAGTGCCCGGCCCGGGCGGGCTTCCACTCGGCGCACAAGAACCCGTCGTCGCGCTAGTCAGCGGCGGCATCGACTCGCCGGTCGCCGCCTACGAGTTCATGAAACGCGGTAGCCCGGTCATTCCGACCTACGTCGACCTCGGAGACTACGGCGGCATCGACCACGAGGCTCGCGCGATGGAGACGGTTCGCCTGCTCTCGGACTACGCGCCGAACTTCGACATGCAAGTCTACAAGATCCCCGGCGGCGAGACGGTCGACGTGCTCGTCAACGAGATGGAGCAGGGTCGAATGCTCTCGCTCCGACGATTCTTCTACCGTGCCGCAGAGACGCTCGCCGAACGCGTCGACGCGAACGGCATCGTTACCGGCGAAGCGGCCGGACAGAAATCCAGTCAGACCGTCCGTAACCTGGGCGTCACCAGTCGGGCGAGCAGGCTGCCGATTCACCGCCCGCTCCTCACGCTCGACAAACAAGAAATCGTCGCGAAGGCCCGAGAAATCGGCACCTACTCCGACTCCACGATCGACGCCGGGTGCAACCGCGTGGCCCCCGACCGCGTCGAGACGAACGCCCGCCTCGAGCCACTGCTGGCGGCCGAGCCAGACGACTTACTCGAGCGTGCAAAAGCGGCTGCGCGAGAGGCCGAACTGGTCGAACCCTGACGGCGAGGATCGCGTGCGTCGGCAGGAGCGAAACCCACATTACGCAGTCGAACCGATGCACAGTCAGTGACGCGCGTCTGTCTCATCGGGACGGCCGACTGCAATCTCCAGTACGAACTCCTCTCCCGAGAGACCTCTCGAGACGCCCTCGCGACGTACGATCTCGAGCGGCCGTTCGAGAACTCGATCGCGCTGCGAACCGTCAGCATCGGCGCTGCCGTCTCGCTGTTGAACGACCTGAACTGGTATCTCACCCGATTCGTGGACGTGGCACTCGTTCAAGAACCGAGCGTCAGCGACGACGAGTGGCTCTCGCGCTCGCTCGCCACCGACCTCCGAAACGGCACCCTCGAGCCCCGCGAAACCGACAAGTTCTGTACAGTCTACGGCCTCGAGCGCGTCGGTTCTGAGCCCGAAAGTGATGCGGAACGCGGCGGTGAGCAGCCCTTTGACGGAGCAGAACGCGAGCACGTGGGCGAGGGGGACGACGTCGACGGTGCGGACGCAGACTCGAGCGACTCACCCGGAACCGTCCCCACCCAGTGGCGACTCGTCGAGCCGCTGTACGTGCGCAGAACCGACGGAGAGTTGCCGGAGTACGACCTCCGCGACGTCGAGGAAACGCTGGTCGTTCGCCTGACGGAGAGCGAGCACGCGCCGTAGGGACGCGGTAAAATTCGATCTCTCGAGAGAGACTGGCCCAGCCTCTGGAAGGGGAGTCAACCCTCAGTACTCGGGGTCGAGGTCGTGCTCGTCGCCGTCGGCGTCCGTGATCGTCACCGACGCGCTGGCGATCGGTTCGCCGTCGAGCGAGGCCCGAACGAGGTGGCCGACGGAAACGATCTGCTGTGCACACGCCACATCGTCTTCCTCCTCGGATTCGACGGTCGCCTCGAGGACGAGCTCCGATTCGTCCTCGTCGATCGACTTCTCCTCGAGCGTCATCGTGTAACAGAGGTTCGGCCCCAGCGCTTCGATAGCGGTCAGCACCGACGTGTCGAAGTCGATCCCGTCGACGAGGTCGGCGACGTCGCCGTCCTCGAGTTGGTGGTCCTCGAGCCAATCGTCGAGTTCGTCGGTGGTGTCGAGGATCGTCGCGGTGGGTTCGGACGGCGGGTCGGAGTGGGCGAACGAGACGGACTCGAGCGGTTCCCCGTTCTCAGACGAGTCGTCGGAGTCGTCGGAATCGTCAGTGTCACCGTCGTCAGTGTCGCCATCGTTCCCGTTTCCGCCACCGCTTTCACTCCCACTTCCGGGATCGTCATCCGTTCCGGTATCGTCGTCCGATCCGGAGTTCATCTCGTCGAGACAGCCGGCGGAGAGGGCGACGAGGCTTGCGGTACCGTACAGGACGGTTCGTCGTGAACGACGTGTCATCACCCGAACGTACTCACCGACGTATCAAATGAATGTGGCAAGCTAAAATGATTTTTGTCGTTACGAGTCGAGGTCGAACAGCCCCGTCGAGAGGTAGCGCTCGCCGCTGTCCCAGAAGACGGTGACGACGAGCGGGCAGTCGGCCTTCTCGCCGCCGTCGGGTTCGGGCGCGGCCACCGATTCGTCGAACTCGCTTGGCGGCTCCGGACACTCGAGGCCCGGATCGGCGATTTCGCGAGCGATTCGCTGTGCGACGAGACTCGTCGCGCCACTGGATTGGCCCACGAGCAGCCCTTCCTCGCGAGCCAGCCGCCGACACTCGTCTTCCGCGTCCTCGAGTCGAACCGTTTCGACGCGGTCGACGAGGTCGCGGTCAAGATTGTCGCTCACGAAGCCGGGACCCATTCCCTGGAAGTCGTCGTCGCCGGACTCGCCGGTCGAGAGAACGGCGTTTCGATCCGGTTCGACGGCGATTATCTCCATCTCGGGGAACTCCTCGCGAAGCCTGCGGCCGGTGCCCGAAAGCGTGCCGCCGGTGCCGACGCCGGCGACGAACGCGTCGATCGCTCGCTCGCCGACCTGTTCGACGATCTCCTCGCCGGTCGTTCGGTAGTGTGCCTCCGGGTTGGCCGGGTTCTCGAATTGGCCCAACTGGATCGCCCCGTCTTCGACGAGTTCGTCGGCACGCTCGCGGGCGGCTTCCATGTTGCCGTCGACGAGTTCTAGCTCGGCACCGTAGGCGGCCATGATCTGCTGGCGCTCCGTCGATTTATCTGCGGGCATGACGATCGTCAGGTCGTACTCTCGAGCGGCACAGACCAACGCGAGGCCGATTCCGGTGTTCCCGCTGGTCGGTTCGACGAGCCAATCGCCGGGTTCGATAGCTCCCTCGCGTTCGGCCGTGCGGATCATCTGGAGCGCCGGCCGATCCTTGGCCGAGCCGCCGGGGTTGAAGGATTCGACCTTCGTCGCGACGGTCGCTCCCTCCGGCGAGTCGACCTGGACGAGCGGCGAGCCGATCGTGTCCAGGATGCTCCCTTTCATTGACCCTCCGTAGCAGGCCGAGCCATAAACCGCTGCTGGACACAGGCAGGACCTGCCGGCTAGTCGGAGAACGGTAGTTTTGCTGTGTCTCGAGACCGACAACTGCCTCGAAAGCCTCCGGTTCGGTCCCACCCGTGGGGTGAGATGGTCCGTTATCGAGCGGTGGGTGGATAGGGATCGGTGAGCTGATTGGTTGTCAGTCAGTGCACACCTGATCGCCAGACGGTTCGGCTATCAGTGTGTGAGACTTTCAGTTGGCATTATTTGAGTGAATATAGGTGGAGGTCGGTAGGGACCTGCCAGAAACATCGTCGTTAAGCCATCGGAGCAGTAACCCGTGTGTATGAGTCTCGAGACATTGCGACCGAATCCGACGTGGGACGAGGCGTCGTACCAGGATGCCGTCGACACGCTCACCGCACACGACGACCTCGTCTACAAGGTCTGGGGTGGCGACTGGTGTAAGGACTGCCGAAAGCTCCTGCCGAATCTCGGCGCTGCACTCGAGGCAGCGGAGGTCCCCGATGAGCGGATCGAGGAGTACGCCCTCGACGAGGACAAGCAGGGCGAGGGCGTCGAGGAGTACGATATCGAGTACATTCCGACGGTCGTCGTCGAAACCACGGACGGCGATGAAGTGATCCGGTTCGTCGAGTCCGAGGACCTTCCGCCGGCCGTCTGGCTCGCGACCCAACTCGAAGCACAGCGATAGAACGTCCGAGGGCCTGGCTATTTCTGCGTGGATCACCAATCAGAGCGACGCTCCACGCTGTGACGACCGCGTGACCTAACGGTGGGAGAATCGAGTGGTGGCTAGCTCAGCTGTGAGTGCTCGAGTCGCGTCGCCAACGACGGATAGATCGCGACGAGTTCGTCGTACACGGCCTCGTTCGTCACGTCGAATTTCTCGGCGACGGCGTCCAGTCGATCGATCGGCTGAACGTGTTCGTGACCCCACCAGACGGGGTGAGTCAACAGCTGAAACGAGTCGGCGTCGGACACGGCCCGTACCGAATCGATCGGCGGCCCCTCTCGCCATCGGCCTCCCGAGTCTGAGATATACGCCGAGAGGAGTTCCGAACTGTAGGCGTTGACCATTCCGCTAATCGTGGGTGGCCCGCCGAGGAGTTGCTCCGCTGGCCGATGAAACGACATCGATTCGACTGGGCCGACACCCACTGCCTCGAGACGCGACCGTGCTTCGTCGATCGTCGCCCGTTCAGCCGGTCCGAGCCCCCCCTCACGACTGGCAGTCCGTTCAGCCCGGTCGCGTGTAGTGCGAATTCCAAGATCGCAGTGCAAGCCGATCTCGTGACCGAGCGCTTGAATCTCGAGGAGAATGTCTCGCTGCGCCTCGAGATCGTACAGTGGTGATCTGGGAAAGACCATGTACGTCGTCGAGATACCCAGTTCGTGCTCGACGTAGGCTAACTCGAGTGCCTCCTCGAGACAGACGTCGACATCGTGACGGACGAACGCGGTCCGTGATGCGTTCGACCGGGACTCTGGGTACGCAGAGAGCGTGCGGAGATCGAATCGAGTCTCGAGCGTGTCGATTAGCTGTCGGTAGTAGTCGTAACTGAAATCCTCGCTCCACTCGACGTTTTGGATGTGGTCCGTTCGACTCATGGGTCGTCCAGTTGTGCAAGGAGTTCGGCGGTCTCCGCTGTGCCAACGTTCAGGAGCGGATCGACGATGGACAACTGCGGGACGAACTCGTCGAATCGCTGCTCGTAGCGGGGATGGGTCACCGACTGATACTCGAGTGAAATATCGGCGTCCTCGAATCGATCGTGCTCGAGGTACGAGCGCGCGCCGGTGCCCGAGAAGTACCGATCTGCGTCCACTTCCTCGCAGAGACGAACGATCCGGTCCGTTTTCGACGCGTCAACATCGAGTTCCGACGAGCGGACGAACGTACACTCGAGATCGAGGTGATCTGCAATCGTCCGAACGAGGTGAATATTCAGCTCACACAGCGAGTCCCACGACTGCGCATAGACGTCGTCGAAGATCGGCCACCACTCTTCGAACGCCGACGCTTTGCCGTAATTCTGCCTGAGACTCTTTCGGTGCGTGTCCCGCCAATCGTCGTTCGCGATGTCAACGCTCGAGATTTCGCCACTCGATCCGGCGACGGGGACGGTGAGCCACGACCAGCCGTCCGGCGTCTTGATCTTGTTCCGGTTGATCCAGGAACTGGACGTGTATTCTACGTCGTCGAGGAAGACGAACACGTCGCTCGTCTGGATCTTGTGGAAGTAGCCGAGCCACGGCAGGTAGTTTGGCTGGTGAATCGCGACTGTGCGTTCACGTTGACGACCACTGCCTGTCGAGTGCGTCGCGGATTCGGATTCTGTCGGCGCTGACGATGACTCCGGACGTGTGGAGCGATTCGCTGGCCGTTCGTCTCGATCGAGAGACTGTCGGTTCAGATCAGTCATCGTATTGGTTCCTCACGCTGTTCTACTTGCGCAGGGTGGCAGTCGTTGCGTTCCACAGCGACCGCGCCGTTCAACGCCGTTGCCACGAAGCGGGGATTCATCGAAATTCAGCTGAATAACACTCATCAGGTAGTATTGTTAATCGCCGCTAACCAGACGGTAGCACGTAAATAATTTGCAGATATTCAGCGATGTGAGTACGTCTACCCGTTCGCTTCTGAAGAGCTATCCGAGACGGACACAACACGAGTAAGTCTGTGCAGGTACGACGCCAGCGTAGAACAGTCGACGTCCTGTGGAGCCCGTATCGAGAAACTCGACGTGAGACAATTCACCTCGAGTGTGAGCACACTCGAGTGAAGGTGAAAGGCCGTTAGAAGGGGCTTTCCGGTTCGTCGGAACCGTTCTCAGTCGACTCAGCGTTC includes:
- a CDS encoding thioredoxin domain-containing protein is translated as MSLETLRPNPTWDEASYQDAVDTLTAHDDLVYKVWGGDWCKDCRKLLPNLGAALEAAEVPDERIEEYALDEDKQGEGVEEYDIEYIPTVVVETTDGDEVIRFVESEDLPPAVWLATQLEAQR
- a CDS encoding tRNA sulfurtransferase produces the protein MHPPGADTVLIRHGDVNTKSNTVKRYMEEILVENLEALLAERSIPGEVERRWNRPLIHTTEDAVEEATAAAADTFGVVSASPVATVSTEKESIIEILEETAREHYTGGAFAVDARRSDKTLPYESEDLARAGGTAIWEAVEDEFEPEVNLDDPDITFGVEVREDFAFVYLEKVPGPGGLPLGAQEPVVALVSGGIDSPVAAYEFMKRGSPVIPTYVDLGDYGGIDHEARAMETVRLLSDYAPNFDMQVYKIPGGETVDVLVNEMEQGRMLSLRRFFYRAAETLAERVDANGIVTGEAAGQKSSQTVRNLGVTSRASRLPIHRPLLTLDKQEIVAKAREIGTYSDSTIDAGCNRVAPDRVETNARLEPLLAAEPDDLLERAKAAAREAELVEP
- a CDS encoding PLP-dependent cysteine synthase family protein yields the protein MKGSILDTIGSPLVQVDSPEGATVATKVESFNPGGSAKDRPALQMIRTAEREGAIEPGDWLVEPTSGNTGIGLALVCAAREYDLTIVMPADKSTERQQIMAAYGAELELVDGNMEAARERADELVEDGAIQLGQFENPANPEAHYRTTGEEIVEQVGERAIDAFVAGVGTGGTLSGTGRRLREEFPEMEIIAVEPDRNAVLSTGESGDDDFQGMGPGFVSDNLDRDLVDRVETVRLEDAEDECRRLAREEGLLVGQSSGATSLVAQRIAREIADPGLECPEPPSEFDESVAAPEPDGGEKADCPLVVTVFWDSGERYLSTGLFDLDS
- a CDS encoding DUF5804 family protein; the protein is MTRVCLIGTADCNLQYELLSRETSRDALATYDLERPFENSIALRTVSIGAAVSLLNDLNWYLTRFVDVALVQEPSVSDDEWLSRSLATDLRNGTLEPRETDKFCTVYGLERVGSEPESDAERGGEQPFDGAEREHVGEGDDVDGADADSSDSPGTVPTQWRLVEPLYVRRTDGELPEYDLRDVEETLVVRLTESEHAP
- a CDS encoding WbqC family protein — its product is MTDLNRQSLDRDERPANRSTRPESSSAPTESESATHSTGSGRQRERTVAIHQPNYLPWLGYFHKIQTSDVFVFLDDVEYTSSSWINRNKIKTPDGWSWLTVPVAGSSGEISSVDIANDDWRDTHRKSLRQNYGKASAFEEWWPIFDDVYAQSWDSLCELNIHLVRTIADHLDLECTFVRSSELDVDASKTDRIVRLCEEVDADRYFSGTGARSYLEHDRFEDADISLEYQSVTHPRYEQRFDEFVPQLSIVDPLLNVGTAETAELLAQLDDP